A stretch of the Polynucleobacter tropicus genome encodes the following:
- a CDS encoding cell division protein FtsQ/DivIB, translating to MLMSPLWNYPERMQKLSRFLMQCFLVMVAIGLLVWLSQRPVFTLKQIQIEPLASQSLKHINKSMVKRQIAETVQGNFFSVRLEDVKRGFESMPWVRHANVRRVWPNGLIVSIEEQQAFGTWDGIDSNTLINKYGELFAGRISEVPDGARLIDFHGPEDAGKEVTSLYERASNWFKPWGVEVVSLALTERYAWHIKLSNGMKVEFGRDEESSDKNLTEERVSRLLKYWPQVQERWANRIDVVDLRYANGFAVHLASVSLKKNDLDGKKSELK from the coding sequence ATGTTGATGTCTCCACTCTGGAATTACCCCGAGCGGATGCAAAAACTTAGCCGTTTCTTGATGCAGTGTTTTTTAGTGATGGTTGCAATTGGTTTATTGGTTTGGTTGAGCCAGCGTCCTGTTTTTACTTTAAAGCAGATTCAGATAGAGCCATTAGCTAGCCAATCTTTGAAACATATTAACAAGTCGATGGTGAAGCGACAGATTGCTGAAACTGTTCAGGGTAACTTTTTTAGCGTGCGCTTAGAGGATGTGAAACGCGGTTTTGAAAGTATGCCATGGGTGCGTCATGCAAATGTTCGTCGTGTTTGGCCCAATGGGTTAATTGTCAGCATTGAAGAGCAGCAAGCTTTTGGCACTTGGGACGGCATTGATAGCAATACTTTGATTAATAAATATGGCGAGTTATTCGCCGGCCGGATTTCAGAGGTTCCGGATGGGGCGAGATTAATTGATTTCCATGGTCCAGAAGATGCCGGAAAAGAGGTAACCAGCTTATATGAGAGAGCAAGTAACTGGTTTAAGCCTTGGGGTGTGGAAGTGGTGAGTCTTGCGCTAACCGAGCGTTATGCCTGGCATATCAAACTCTCGAATGGAATGAAGGTCGAATTTGGCCGTGATGAAGAAAGCTCGGATAAAAATCTCACGGAAGAGCGAGTCTCACGACTACTCAAGTATTGGCCACAGGTGCAGGAAAGGTGGGCAAACCGAATCGATGTAGTGGATTTACGTTATGCAAATGGTTTTGCAGTTCATCTTGCCTCAGTAAGTTTGAAAAAGAACGATCTTGATGGCAAAAAAAGTGAGTTGAAGTAA
- the ftsA gene encoding cell division protein FtsA: MSKDNRDLLVGLDIGTSKVVALVAELAPDGQFNVVGVGQTASKGLKKGVVVNIEATVQSIQKALEEAEIMADRQIVQVFTGIAGNHIVSFNSSGMVAIRDKEVSAGDVERVLETAKAINIPTDQQILHILIQEFIIDGQEDVREPIGMSGLRLEVKVHIVTGAVSAAQNIVKCVRRCGLEVNDLILQPLASSLAVLTEDEKELGVVLVDIGGGTTDIAIYCQGSIRHTAVIPIAGDQITNDIAMALRTPTIDAEDLKIAHGIARQEMADPAAMIDVPGVGDREPRPMSKQALAAVIEPRVEELFTLVRGVVRDSGYEDMVSSGIVLTGGTALMPGMVELAEQVFLSPARIGTPEYRGHLHEILRSPRFATSIGLLMEGQAQVLRGRRVSQSGALQGIITRMKEWFAGNF; the protein is encoded by the coding sequence ATGAGTAAAGACAATCGCGATTTATTGGTTGGTTTAGATATTGGAACCTCCAAGGTGGTTGCCTTGGTTGCTGAATTAGCGCCTGATGGTCAATTCAATGTTGTAGGTGTTGGTCAAACAGCTTCAAAAGGTTTGAAGAAGGGTGTTGTTGTAAACATTGAGGCAACTGTGCAGTCTATTCAGAAGGCCTTGGAAGAGGCGGAGATTATGGCTGACCGCCAGATCGTCCAAGTCTTCACTGGGATTGCTGGTAATCATATTGTGAGCTTTAACTCCAGCGGCATGGTGGCTATTCGCGATAAAGAAGTTAGTGCCGGCGATGTGGAGCGGGTGCTTGAAACTGCTAAAGCAATCAATATTCCAACTGATCAACAGATCCTGCATATTCTTATTCAAGAATTCATCATTGATGGTCAAGAAGATGTGCGTGAGCCGATTGGTATGAGTGGTTTGCGACTCGAAGTGAAAGTACACATTGTTACTGGCGCAGTAAGTGCGGCCCAGAATATTGTGAAGTGTGTACGCCGTTGTGGGCTGGAAGTAAATGATCTAATTTTGCAGCCCTTAGCATCAAGCTTGGCGGTATTGACCGAAGATGAGAAAGAGCTAGGTGTTGTATTGGTTGATATTGGCGGCGGCACAACTGACATTGCGATTTATTGCCAAGGATCGATACGTCACACGGCAGTGATTCCAATCGCAGGCGATCAAATTACTAATGACATTGCAATGGCATTACGTACCCCAACGATTGATGCTGAAGATTTAAAAATTGCACATGGCATCGCCCGTCAAGAGATGGCGGATCCGGCGGCGATGATCGATGTTCCTGGAGTGGGTGATCGTGAACCGCGCCCAATGTCAAAGCAAGCATTGGCTGCAGTCATTGAGCCGCGCGTGGAAGAGTTATTCACTTTAGTAAGAGGTGTTGTGCGTGATTCTGGCTATGAAGATATGGTTTCTTCAGGAATTGTGCTTACAGGCGGTACGGCATTAATGCCTGGAATGGTTGAGTTGGCTGAGCAGGTGTTCTTAAGTCCTGCACGTATCGGTACGCCTGAATACCGTGGCCACTTGCATGAAATCTTACGTAGCCCACGTTTCGCTACCAGCATTGGTCTATTGATGGAAGGCCAAGCTCAAGTATTGCGTGGCCGTCGAGTATCTCAATCAGGCGCGTTACAAGGAATTATCACGCGCATGAAGGAATGGTTTGCAGGAAATTTTTAA
- the ftsZ gene encoding cell division protein FtsZ produces the protein MEFEMLDQEVAGKTIIKVVGVGGAGGNAVQHMIRRGVNGVEFICMNTDAGALQRSEASVNLQLGSSGLGAGAKPEIGAASAEEARARIADVLQGAHMVFITAGMGGGTGTGAAPIVAQVAKEMGILTVGVISKPFDFEGVKRLKVAENGATELESYVDSLIVVLNEKLFEVMGEDAEFDKAFACADDVLHNAVSGIAEIINVQGLINVDFEDVKTVMGEQGKAMMGTATVSGMDRARLAAEAAVASPLLEGVDLSGARGVLVNITASRSLKLSETREVMAAIRGYAADDATVIFGTVYDDSLGDALRVTVVATGLNNPQARQSHQPEVVWRQATGTHDAIPTMADLNSFAPASASAAISKVGLDSALSTSAGMTMTGSAGAPAMVAQPTSSSAVDYSQYDLPRVFRSSREATPAPILGADSSPQAKTLLDKGADYYEIPAFLRKQAD, from the coding sequence ATGGAATTTGAAATGTTAGATCAAGAAGTTGCTGGCAAAACCATTATTAAAGTGGTTGGCGTTGGCGGGGCTGGTGGTAATGCCGTCCAACACATGATCCGTCGCGGAGTAAATGGCGTAGAGTTCATTTGCATGAACACCGATGCTGGCGCGTTACAGCGTTCTGAAGCATCTGTGAATTTGCAACTGGGCTCTAGCGGATTAGGTGCTGGCGCAAAACCAGAAATTGGTGCTGCATCCGCTGAAGAAGCTCGTGCTCGTATTGCGGATGTATTACAAGGCGCACACATGGTATTTATTACTGCCGGTATGGGCGGTGGTACAGGTACTGGTGCTGCCCCAATCGTTGCTCAAGTGGCAAAAGAAATGGGTATTTTGACAGTTGGCGTAATTAGTAAGCCATTTGATTTTGAGGGCGTGAAGCGTTTGAAAGTTGCTGAAAATGGCGCCACCGAACTCGAATCATATGTAGATTCATTAATTGTTGTGCTCAATGAAAAACTATTTGAAGTGATGGGTGAAGACGCTGAGTTTGATAAGGCCTTTGCTTGCGCTGACGATGTTTTGCATAACGCGGTTTCTGGCATTGCTGAAATCATTAACGTTCAAGGTTTAATTAACGTAGACTTTGAAGACGTTAAGACTGTTATGGGCGAACAAGGCAAAGCCATGATGGGAACAGCAACTGTTTCTGGCATGGATCGTGCACGTTTGGCTGCTGAGGCTGCAGTTGCTTCGCCATTATTGGAGGGTGTAGATTTGTCTGGTGCGCGTGGCGTATTGGTAAACATTACTGCTAGCCGTTCTTTGAAGTTGTCTGAAACTCGTGAGGTAATGGCTGCTATTCGCGGTTATGCCGCTGATGATGCAACTGTGATCTTTGGAACGGTATATGACGATAGCCTCGGCGATGCTTTGCGCGTAACCGTTGTCGCAACCGGCTTAAATAATCCACAAGCACGTCAAAGCCATCAACCAGAGGTTGTTTGGAGACAGGCTACTGGTACACATGATGCGATTCCAACAATGGCAGACCTCAATAGCTTTGCGCCTGCAAGTGCTTCTGCAGCAATCAGCAAGGTTGGTCTAGATTCTGCATTAAGCACTAGCGCAGGAATGACGATGACTGGTTCTGCTGGCGCTCCAGCAATGGTAGCTCAGCCAACATCGAGTAGTGCGGTTGATTACAGTCAGTACGACTTGCCACGGGTTTTTCGCAGCTCGCGTGAAGCTACCCCTGCACCGATATTAGGTGCAGATAGTTCTCCTCAAGCGAAGACCTTATTGGACAAAGGGGCTGATTACTATGAAATACCTGCATTTTTGCGTAAGCAAGCAGATTAA
- a CDS encoding peroxiredoxin — MIAIGQKLPNATLYEFFNEEAEGCALGPNAFEVEKIAAGKKIVIFGLPGAFTPTCSAKHVPGYVESYDAIKAKGVDEIWCVSVNDPFVMGAWGRDQKVGKKVRMLGDGSAEFTKKLGLELDLTARGLGLRSDRYAMIVEDGVVKSLDREAPGKFEVSDAASILKKL; from the coding sequence ATGATTGCTATTGGACAGAAATTACCAAATGCCACCCTTTATGAGTTTTTTAATGAAGAGGCTGAGGGTTGCGCATTAGGACCAAATGCCTTTGAAGTTGAAAAAATTGCTGCTGGCAAAAAGATTGTGATTTTTGGTTTGCCTGGCGCTTTTACGCCAACATGCTCCGCTAAACATGTTCCAGGATATGTTGAGAGCTACGATGCTATTAAGGCTAAGGGCGTAGATGAAATTTGGTGTGTTTCCGTGAATGATCCATTCGTAATGGGTGCATGGGGACGTGACCAAAAGGTTGGCAAGAAAGTCCGCATGCTGGGTGATGGCAGTGCTGAGTTCACCAAAAAATTAGGCCTAGAGTTAGATTTAACGGCTCGTGGTTTGGGTCTTAGATCAGATCGTTATGCCATGATTGTTGAGGATGGTGTGGTGAAATCTTTAGATCGTGAAGCTCCTGGTAAATTTGAAGTAAGTGATGCAGCTTCCATATTAAAGAAGCTGTAA
- the lpxC gene encoding UDP-3-O-acyl-N-acetylglucosamine deacetylase has product MMKQRTIASPVKTVGIGLHSGRKVTIAIKPAPVNSGVQFVRVDTEQQSLVPATALAVCDTRLASVIQKDGVRVSTVEHLLSACAGLGLDNLLIELDGEEVPIMDGSAASFLFLIESAGIAEQDAPRQFVVIKKPVEVREGDKLARLEPFFGFKLDFTIDFKHPAVDKTGQRFVVDFAEHAYRSEIGRARTFGFAHEVEALREMGLARGGSLDNAIVLDEHRILNNEELRYEDEFVRHKILDAIGDLYLVGHPIVGAYIAEKSGHALNNALLRKLLEDPTSYEISTFAENKAPAAYSQENQPLFF; this is encoded by the coding sequence ATGATGAAGCAAAGAACCATAGCCTCTCCGGTGAAAACCGTGGGAATTGGTTTGCACTCTGGTCGTAAGGTAACGATTGCCATTAAGCCTGCACCAGTAAATTCAGGGGTTCAGTTTGTTCGAGTAGATACTGAGCAACAATCTCTTGTGCCTGCAACGGCTTTGGCTGTCTGCGACACGCGTTTGGCATCGGTTATTCAGAAAGATGGTGTTCGAGTATCCACGGTTGAGCATTTGCTATCTGCTTGCGCGGGATTAGGTTTAGATAATCTGCTTATCGAGCTTGATGGTGAAGAGGTTCCCATCATGGATGGCAGTGCAGCTTCTTTCTTATTCTTAATTGAGTCTGCTGGAATCGCTGAGCAGGATGCTCCGCGCCAGTTCGTGGTAATTAAGAAGCCAGTCGAAGTTCGTGAAGGCGATAAGCTTGCGCGCCTTGAGCCTTTCTTTGGCTTTAAGTTGGATTTCACGATCGATTTCAAACACCCTGCGGTCGATAAAACAGGTCAACGATTTGTGGTGGACTTTGCAGAACATGCATATCGTAGTGAAATTGGTCGCGCTCGTACATTTGGATTTGCGCACGAGGTGGAAGCGCTTAGAGAAATGGGCTTAGCTCGCGGTGGTAGTTTGGATAATGCGATCGTGCTTGATGAGCATCGTATTTTAAATAACGAAGAACTTCGTTACGAGGATGAATTTGTGCGCCATAAAATTTTGGATGCCATTGGCGACTTGTACTTGGTCGGTCATCCTATCGTGGGCGCTTATATTGCTGAAAAGTCAGGGCATGCATTAAACAACGCACTGCTACGCAAGCTCTTGGAAGACCCGACTTCTTACGAAATTAGTACTTTTGCCGAAAATAAGGCGCCTGCGGCCTATTCTCAAGAAAACCAACCTCTCTTTTTCTGA